A section of the Pedobacter sp. HDW13 genome encodes:
- the mnmD gene encoding tRNA (5-methylaminomethyl-2-thiouridine)(34)-methyltransferase MnmD, translating to MNIITPTADGSNTLYNETIGEHYHSKHGALQESKHVFIAAGLKFASAGKPEIAVLEVGFGTGLNFILSLEYCESNNIQLDYTSIEAFPLSSALIEQTGYSAYVPQAIWNTFMSNYEAALQAPQSLSALSALEIPHTTLAAFNTPKKFDIIYYDAFSVQHQPEMWSDEIIAHACSFLKPGGTFVTYAITGKLKRAVKACGFNIEKLPGAPGKREMLRAVKGM from the coding sequence ATGAATATTATCACCCCAACCGCCGATGGTTCCAATACCCTTTACAACGAAACCATAGGCGAACATTACCACAGCAAACATGGTGCGTTGCAGGAAAGCAAACACGTGTTTATAGCGGCGGGGTTAAAATTTGCTTCTGCCGGCAAGCCTGAAATAGCTGTTCTGGAAGTTGGTTTTGGAACGGGTTTAAACTTTATTTTAAGCCTTGAATACTGCGAATCAAATAATATTCAACTCGATTATACCAGTATCGAAGCCTTTCCGTTATCATCAGCATTAATTGAACAAACGGGTTATTCGGCTTATGTACCGCAAGCCATTTGGAATACTTTTATGAGTAACTACGAAGCTGCTCTTCAAGCCCCTCAATCACTATCGGCATTAAGCGCACTCGAAATTCCACATACAACATTAGCCGCATTTAATACACCTAAAAAATTCGATATCATTTATTACGATGCCTTTTCTGTGCAGCACCAGCCCGAAATGTGGAGCGATGAAATTATTGCACATGCCTGCAGTTTCTTAAAGCCCGGTGGTACTTTTGTAACCTACGCCATTACCGGAAAATTAAAACGTGCGGTAAAAGCCTGTGGTTTTAACATCGAAAAACTACCCGGTGCACCTGGAAAAAGGGAAATGCTTAGGGCAGTGAAGGGAATGTAA
- a CDS encoding DoxX family protein gives MNAKNLSIGYAILRYSVAIILLSHSVFGMFDGGINDFGNLYLNKVGFAPFGVALAWSIKLSHVLCAILLVFNKYIRVACFASIFVLIMGIIMVHFKEGWFVVGGGRNGIEYNFILICVLTAIVFFNTASHPESKQ, from the coding sequence ATGAACGCTAAAAACTTAAGCATTGGCTATGCCATTTTACGCTATTCCGTAGCCATTATCTTATTATCGCACAGCGTGTTTGGCATGTTTGATGGCGGTATTAACGATTTCGGAAATTTATATCTGAACAAAGTCGGCTTTGCCCCTTTTGGCGTTGCCCTTGCCTGGAGCATTAAACTCTCGCATGTACTTTGCGCAATACTGCTGGTTTTTAACAAATACATTCGTGTGGCCTGTTTTGCCAGCATATTTGTTTTAATAATGGGCATTATTATGGTGCACTTTAAAGAAGGCTGGTTTGTGGTAGGCGGTGGAAGAAATGGTATAGAGTATAATTTTATATTAATTTGTGTATTAACCGCAATTGTATTTTTTAACACGGCGAGCCACCCTGAATCAAAACAGTAA
- a CDS encoding MmcQ/YjbR family DNA-binding protein codes for MDIETFREYCLSLPGTTEGMKWGHLCFMIEEKMFFIIAIDEDNSFSIKCDPEEFDALTGRDGIQQAHHMAKRQWIRVANLEVFNDTELKSRVEASRAMVLAKLSKKTQSKYA; via the coding sequence ATGGATATCGAAACCTTTAGAGAATATTGTTTGAGTTTGCCTGGTACAACCGAAGGCATGAAATGGGGCCATTTGTGTTTCATGATTGAAGAAAAAATGTTCTTCATTATCGCCATTGACGAGGATAACAGCTTCTCGATCAAATGTGATCCGGAAGAATTTGATGCCCTTACTGGCAGAGATGGCATACAACAGGCGCACCACATGGCTAAGCGCCAATGGATTCGTGTAGCTAACTTAGAGGTGTTTAACGATACAGAATTGAAAAGTAGGGTAGAGGCATCGCGCGCAATGGTACTGGCCAAACTGTCAAAGAAAACTCAGTCCAAATACGCTTAG
- a CDS encoding aldo/keto reductase, with product MEKRILGKSDLNIAPVVFGGNVFGWTIDQAKSFEILDHFIESGFNCIDTADVYSRWVPDNKGGESETIIGNWLKKHGKRHDVIIATKVGSDMGQGKSLKKDYIINEVEHSLTRLQTDYIDLYFSHYDDENTPVEETLSAYDSLIKAGKVRWIGASNFSANRLKESLIFSNEHNLPRYEVYQPGYNLYDREGFEAEHEKICLEHNLGVVTYYALASGFLSGKYRSEADLSKSQRGGGAKKYLNDRGFKILRALDQVAETHGVEQASVALAWLLYHPSVTAPIASVTDLNQLKSFTEAANLKLSAEDISLLDKASIY from the coding sequence ATGGAAAAAAGAATATTAGGCAAATCAGATTTAAATATAGCACCGGTTGTTTTTGGCGGCAACGTTTTTGGCTGGACCATTGATCAGGCAAAATCATTCGAAATCTTAGATCATTTTATCGAAAGTGGTTTTAATTGCATTGATACAGCCGATGTTTACTCGCGCTGGGTGCCCGACAATAAAGGCGGAGAATCGGAAACCATTATTGGTAACTGGTTAAAAAAGCACGGCAAACGGCACGATGTAATTATTGCAACCAAAGTAGGCTCTGATATGGGCCAGGGCAAATCGCTCAAAAAAGATTACATCATTAACGAAGTCGAGCATTCATTAACTCGCCTGCAAACCGATTATATCGACTTGTATTTCTCGCATTATGATGATGAAAACACACCGGTAGAAGAAACTTTAAGCGCTTACGATAGCCTGATTAAAGCCGGTAAAGTACGGTGGATCGGCGCATCGAACTTTTCGGCCAATCGCTTAAAAGAATCATTAATCTTCTCTAACGAGCATAATTTACCCCGTTACGAAGTTTACCAACCAGGTTACAACTTATACGATCGCGAAGGATTTGAGGCAGAACACGAAAAAATTTGCTTAGAGCACAATTTAGGTGTAGTTACCTATTATGCCCTGGCCAGTGGTTTTTTAAGCGGAAAGTACCGCAGCGAAGCCGATTTAAGTAAAAGTCAGCGGGGAGGTGGTGCAAAAAAATACCTGAACGACCGGGGTTTTAAAATCCTCAGGGCATTAGACCAGGTTGCAGAAACACATGGTGTAGAACAGGCATCGGTAGCATTGGCCTGGCTGCTGTATCATCCGTCGGTTACCGCACCAATTGCCAGCGTTACCGATTTAAACCAACTCAAATCTTTTACCGAAGCTGCAAATTTAAAGTTAAGCGCAGAAGATATTTCGTTGCTGGATAAAGCCAGTATTTATTAA
- a CDS encoding valine--tRNA ligase translates to MSISTKYNPAETEDKWYSYWLSKKFFHSEPDEREPYTIVIPPPNVTGVLHMGHMLNNTIQDVLIRKARMQGKNACWVPGTDHASIATEAKVVAMLKEQGINKKDLSREEFLKYAWEWKEKYGGIILEQLKKLGASCDWDRTRFTMEEDLSEAVIDSFIHLYKKGWIYRGIRMVNWDPAGKTAVSDEEVIRKEVNQKLYYIKYLISGTTDQFLTIATTRPETIMADAAICINPNDERFSHLKGKKVFVPLVNHEIPVIEDEYVDIEFGTGCLKVTPAHDLNDYELGVKHNLPVTDILNDDGTLNELAVILVGEDRFIARKKIAKMLEEAGHLDKVEDYKSQVGFSERTDAAIEPKLSMQWFVKMKEMAQPALDDVLNGEVNLIPNKFENTYRHWMENVRDWNISRQLWWGQRIPAWYDDKGNWVVAKTKDEALEEFWKKKHLDESCSDAEKAGFKHQLEPFLRQDEDVMDTWFSSWLWPISVFDGFKDPDNKDINYYYPTNDLVTAPEILFFWVARMIMAGHEFMGKKPFTNVYLTGIVRDKLGRKMSKSLGNSPDPIGLIEKYGADAVRVGMLMSSPAGNDLMFDESYCEQGRNFASKIWNAFRLVKGWEVDANLENPNKQAILWFENRFNAALVEIEDNFKQYRLSEALMTTYKLVWDDFCAWYLEMVKPAYQQPIDAESYQATVGFFEQIIKLLHPNMPFLTEELWHDDLFAARGEMDCCIVAEFPKGGSIDEQLLKDAEVIKTVVAEIRNVRNQKQISPKEALPLSLKVNSDIDYEKWLNIVFKLANVSEAEIVNDKIVGATAFMAGKDEFFIPLTENVDVDAERTRLNTDLVYLQGFLKSVDSKLSNERFVQNAKPEIIANERNKKADAEAKIKIIEESLAILG, encoded by the coding sequence ATGAGCATTTCCACCAAGTACAATCCTGCAGAAACAGAAGATAAATGGTATAGCTACTGGCTATCTAAAAAGTTTTTCCACTCAGAACCTGATGAGCGCGAACCTTACACTATCGTAATTCCGCCACCAAATGTCACAGGAGTACTGCACATGGGGCACATGCTTAACAATACCATTCAGGATGTTTTAATCCGTAAGGCCCGTATGCAGGGCAAAAATGCCTGCTGGGTACCCGGAACCGACCATGCTTCTATTGCTACTGAAGCCAAGGTTGTAGCCATGTTAAAAGAACAGGGGATTAATAAAAAAGACCTTTCGCGCGAAGAATTTCTAAAATACGCCTGGGAATGGAAAGAGAAGTACGGTGGTATTATTTTAGAGCAATTGAAGAAACTAGGAGCAAGCTGCGATTGGGACCGTACACGTTTTACCATGGAGGAAGATCTTTCTGAAGCGGTTATCGATTCGTTTATCCACCTGTACAAAAAAGGCTGGATTTATCGCGGTATCCGTATGGTAAACTGGGATCCTGCAGGTAAAACTGCGGTTTCTGATGAAGAAGTAATCCGTAAAGAAGTTAACCAAAAGCTGTATTATATTAAGTATCTGATTTCAGGTACAACAGATCAGTTTTTAACGATTGCAACCACGCGTCCTGAAACCATTATGGCTGATGCGGCGATCTGTATTAACCCTAACGACGAACGTTTTAGTCACTTAAAAGGTAAAAAAGTATTCGTACCGCTGGTTAACCACGAAATTCCGGTTATTGAAGATGAGTACGTGGATATCGAATTTGGTACAGGTTGCTTAAAAGTTACTCCGGCACACGATTTAAACGATTACGAGCTGGGTGTAAAGCACAATTTACCGGTTACCGATATTCTAAATGATGATGGTACCTTAAACGAACTGGCCGTTATTCTGGTTGGCGAAGACCGCTTTATTGCGCGTAAAAAGATTGCCAAAATGCTCGAAGAGGCTGGTCATTTAGATAAAGTTGAAGATTATAAATCGCAGGTGGGCTTTTCTGAACGTACCGATGCTGCAATTGAGCCTAAACTTTCTATGCAGTGGTTTGTGAAGATGAAAGAAATGGCACAACCGGCGCTGGATGATGTATTAAACGGAGAGGTAAACCTGATCCCGAATAAATTTGAAAATACCTACCGCCACTGGATGGAAAATGTACGCGACTGGAATATTTCGCGTCAGCTGTGGTGGGGACAGCGTATCCCGGCCTGGTACGATGATAAAGGAAACTGGGTTGTTGCCAAAACCAAAGATGAAGCTTTAGAAGAATTCTGGAAGAAAAAACATTTGGACGAAAGTTGTTCAGATGCTGAGAAAGCAGGCTTTAAGCATCAGTTAGAGCCATTTTTACGTCAGGATGAAGACGTAATGGATACCTGGTTCTCATCATGGTTGTGGCCAATTTCTGTTTTTGATGGTTTTAAAGATCCTGACAATAAAGACATTAACTATTACTATCCAACCAATGATTTGGTTACGGCTCCTGAAATTTTATTCTTCTGGGTGGCGCGTATGATTATGGCCGGACACGAGTTTATGGGCAAAAAACCATTTACCAATGTGTATTTAACCGGTATTGTACGCGATAAGCTGGGGCGTAAAATGTCTAAATCGCTGGGTAACTCGCCCGATCCGATTGGATTGATCGAAAAATATGGTGCCGATGCGGTACGTGTAGGTATGCTCATGTCATCGCCGGCGGGTAACGATTTAATGTTCGATGAAAGCTACTGCGAGCAGGGCCGTAATTTTGCTTCAAAAATATGGAATGCCTTCCGTTTGGTTAAAGGTTGGGAAGTAGATGCAAACCTCGAAAACCCAAATAAACAGGCTATTTTGTGGTTCGAAAACCGCTTTAATGCCGCTTTAGTCGAAATTGAAGATAACTTTAAACAATATCGTTTATCGGAGGCTTTAATGACTACCTATAAACTGGTTTGGGACGATTTCTGTGCCTGGTATTTAGAAATGGTTAAGCCTGCTTACCAGCAGCCGATTGATGCCGAAAGTTACCAGGCTACGGTTGGTTTCTTTGAACAGATTATTAAACTGTTGCATCCTAATATGCCTTTCTTAACAGAAGAGTTGTGGCATGATGATTTGTTTGCTGCCCGCGGTGAAATGGATTGCTGTATTGTTGCCGAATTTCCAAAAGGAGGGAGCATTGATGAGCAGTTGTTGAAAGATGCTGAGGTAATTAAAACTGTTGTTGCCGAAATCAGGAATGTACGTAACCAAAAACAGATTTCGCCAAAAGAAGCTTTGCCATTAAGTTTGAAGGTAAACTCTGATATCGATTATGAGAAATGGTTAAATATTGTTTTCAAACTGGCCAATGTTTCGGAAGCCGAGATTGTGAACGATAAAATTGTGGGTGCAACGGCATTTATGGCTGGTAAGGATGAGTTCTTTATTCCACTAACCGAAAATGTAGATGTAGATGCGGAGCGCACACGCTTAAATACTGATTTGGTGTACTTACAAGGTTTCTTAAAATCGGTTGATTCGAAACTAAGCAACGAACGCTTTGTGCAGAATGCAAAACCCGAAATTATTGCCAACGAACGCAATAAAAAGGCCGATGCTGAAGCTAAAATTAAAATTATTGAAGAAAGTTTAGCGATTTTAGGATAA
- a CDS encoding heavy metal translocating P-type ATPase, which produces MSHSHDNHDNCCSSKAHSEPKNQPHNHSHGEGDDHDHDHGGDPSAFQTYLPAIVTLVMLLIGIAFDNFLKVPVFQTIRPYWYILAYLPVGLPVLREVWETFKAKAFFTEFSLMSIATIGAFAIGEYPEGVAVMLFYTIGELFQLAAVNRAKRNISALLDVRADVAHVFRNGKYENVNPEKVAIGETIQIKVGEKIALDGEMLSEKSSFNTAALTGESKPRTINKGESVLAGMLNLDRVIEIKVTKVFADSALSRILEMVQNATARKAKTELFIRKFAKVYTPIVFFLALALVTIPILILGSDYHFQTWLYRALVFLVISCPCALVISIPLGYFGGIGAASANGILFKGSNFLELITKLDTVVMDKTGTLTKGVFKVQKIESTINETEFLALLTAVEAKSTHPIAKAIVEYANGADLHPASNLEEIAGMGLKGTVNGKTVLAGNAKLLVKFNIPFDLKIQEIEESIVVVAIDGQYVGYVLIADEIKEDAAAAVKQLHENGVKQVVMLSGDKTTIVKKVASQLGIDEYYGDLLPEDKVVNLEKIKSDKTRVVAFVGDGINDTPVLAISDIGIAMGAMGSDAAIETADVVIQTDQPSKIAIAIKIGKATKNVVIQNITLAFAVKALVLILGAGGLATMWEAVFADVGVALLAILNAVRIQKMKF; this is translated from the coding sequence ATGAGCCACTCACACGATAATCACGATAACTGCTGTAGCAGTAAAGCACATTCTGAACCCAAAAATCAACCTCATAACCATTCACATGGTGAAGGCGATGATCACGATCATGATCACGGCGGCGATCCATCTGCATTTCAAACCTACCTGCCCGCTATTGTTACCCTGGTAATGTTGCTGATTGGGATTGCATTCGATAATTTTCTTAAGGTACCCGTTTTTCAAACCATCAGGCCATATTGGTACATTTTGGCTTATTTGCCAGTAGGTTTACCGGTTTTACGCGAAGTTTGGGAAACCTTTAAAGCTAAGGCCTTCTTTACCGAATTTTCTTTAATGTCTATCGCTACTATTGGTGCCTTTGCTATTGGAGAGTATCCCGAAGGCGTAGCTGTAATGCTTTTTTATACCATAGGAGAGCTTTTTCAGCTGGCAGCAGTAAACCGGGCAAAAAGAAATATTTCGGCCTTGCTCGATGTGCGTGCAGATGTGGCACATGTTTTCAGAAACGGAAAATATGAAAATGTGAATCCTGAAAAGGTAGCCATTGGCGAAACTATACAGATTAAAGTGGGGGAGAAAATAGCCCTGGATGGCGAAATGTTATCCGAAAAAAGTAGTTTCAATACCGCTGCATTAACCGGCGAAAGCAAACCCAGAACCATAAATAAAGGTGAAAGTGTTTTGGCCGGGATGCTAAACCTGGATAGGGTTATCGAAATAAAGGTAACCAAAGTTTTTGCCGATAGTGCTTTATCGCGCATATTGGAGATGGTGCAAAATGCTACCGCACGCAAAGCGAAAACCGAACTCTTTATTCGCAAATTTGCCAAAGTTTATACCCCTATCGTGTTTTTTCTGGCGCTTGCATTGGTTACAATCCCCATCCTGATTTTAGGCAGCGATTATCATTTTCAGACCTGGCTGTACCGGGCATTGGTTTTTCTGGTTATCTCTTGCCCTTGTGCCTTGGTTATTTCTATTCCCCTTGGTTATTTCGGTGGTATCGGGGCTGCGTCGGCAAACGGTATTCTGTTTAAAGGATCTAATTTTTTAGAGCTCATTACCAAGCTGGATACTGTTGTGATGGACAAAACCGGAACACTTACCAAAGGTGTTTTTAAAGTTCAGAAAATAGAAAGTACAATTAACGAGACAGAGTTTTTAGCACTACTAACTGCTGTTGAAGCAAAATCGACCCACCCCATTGCCAAAGCGATTGTAGAGTATGCCAATGGAGCAGATCTTCATCCGGCCTCTAATTTGGAGGAAATTGCTGGAATGGGTTTAAAGGGCACGGTAAATGGCAAAACGGTTTTAGCAGGAAACGCGAAACTTTTAGTGAAATTCAATATTCCATTCGATCTTAAAATACAAGAGATAGAAGAAAGTATTGTAGTGGTGGCTATTGATGGGCAATATGTGGGTTATGTTTTAATTGCCGACGAGATTAAGGAAGACGCTGCAGCTGCGGTTAAGCAATTGCACGAAAATGGTGTAAAGCAGGTGGTAATGCTCAGCGGCGATAAAACTACTATTGTTAAAAAAGTAGCCAGCCAGTTGGGTATCGATGAGTATTATGGCGATTTATTGCCGGAAGATAAAGTAGTGAATCTGGAAAAAATTAAAAGTGATAAAACCAGGGTAGTTGCTTTTGTTGGCGATGGCATTAATGATACGCCGGTATTGGCCATTAGCGATATAGGCATAGCCATGGGCGCGATGGGGAGCGATGCTGCGATAGAAACAGCTGATGTAGTGATCCAAACCGACCAACCTTCTAAAATTGCTATCGCGATTAAAATTGGCAAGGCTACCAAAAACGTGGTGATCCAGAATATTACGCTCGCCTTTGCTGTTAAAGCCCTTGTTTTAATTCTGGGTGCCGGTGGATTGGCCACCATGTGGGAAGCGGTTTTTGCAGATGTTGGTGTAGCTTTGCTGGCTATTTTAAATGCAGTGCGGATTCAGAAAATGAAGTTCTAA
- a CDS encoding M13 family metallopeptidase, with protein MKYQNLKRYFAALGIVAASFSANAQTIKKFIDPANMDLSVKPGDDFYQYASGTWVKNNPVPAKETRWGSFNELRDFNINAVKTLVEDAAADKSAPAGSVKRRVGDFYTAAMDSLTIEKLGYTPIKADLAKIQQIKDIQGVLDQVAYMRVNGLAGAMFGVGVGQDRKNVNKYMVSVGQGGTTLPDRDYYLKDDARSVKIREAYNTYMVTLFTLTGSSAEEAKQKAATVFTIEKQFAEAQMSRLEMRDPYATYNKLTVAELNKKTPDINWSTYLPKFKIKGQDTVLVSSPKFMASLDGMLKSVSVADWKTYMEWNILKGSASSLSAPFVKASFAFTQAQTGQKVQTPRWQRMSSLTDGTIGELLGQLYVAKYFKPEAKERMNQMIVNLRKAFEIRINGLEWMSPETKQKALAKLHAFTPKVGYPEKWKNYDGLAINKDTYFQNLRNASVWGYNEMVNQLGKPVDRKRFGMTPPTVNAYYSPTLNEIVFPAGILQFPFFDPNADDAVNYGGIGAVIGHEMSHGFDDSGSQYDAAGNLKNWWTAEDKAKFDAKTKALGEQFDAYTVLDTVHVIGKLTMGENIGDLGGLNAAYTAFKMTKQGQSNEKIDGFTPDQRFFLAWAQVWRGNILPESAAQLIKTDPHSPGPYRTIGAPVNMDAWYNAFDVKPGDRLYKKPEDRIRMW; from the coding sequence ATGAAATACCAAAATTTGAAAAGATATTTTGCGGCACTGGGTATAGTTGCTGCTAGCTTTTCTGCAAACGCACAAACCATCAAAAAATTTATCGACCCAGCCAATATGGATTTATCGGTTAAACCGGGCGATGATTTTTACCAATATGCAAGTGGTACCTGGGTAAAAAACAATCCTGTTCCGGCTAAAGAAACACGCTGGGGTTCCTTCAACGAGCTTCGCGATTTCAACATCAACGCTGTAAAAACACTTGTTGAAGATGCGGCAGCCGACAAATCAGCACCAGCAGGATCGGTAAAACGTAGGGTTGGCGATTTTTATACCGCTGCGATGGATAGTTTGACCATCGAGAAATTAGGTTACACTCCAATAAAAGCCGATTTAGCTAAAATTCAGCAGATTAAAGACATCCAGGGCGTTTTAGATCAGGTAGCTTATATGCGTGTAAATGGTTTAGCTGGCGCCATGTTTGGTGTAGGTGTTGGCCAGGACCGTAAAAATGTAAACAAATATATGGTTAGCGTTGGTCAGGGCGGTACTACTTTGCCCGATCGCGATTACTATTTAAAAGACGATGCCCGCAGTGTTAAAATCCGCGAGGCTTACAATACTTATATGGTTACCCTGTTTACCTTAACCGGTAGCAGCGCCGAAGAGGCTAAACAAAAAGCAGCAACTGTTTTTACCATCGAAAAACAATTTGCAGAGGCGCAAATGAGCCGTTTGGAAATGCGCGATCCTTATGCAACTTATAACAAACTTACTGTTGCCGAGCTGAACAAAAAAACACCAGATATCAATTGGTCAACCTACCTTCCAAAATTCAAAATTAAAGGCCAGGATACCGTTTTAGTTTCGTCGCCTAAGTTTATGGCAAGTTTAGATGGTATGTTAAAATCGGTTTCGGTAGCCGATTGGAAAACCTATATGGAGTGGAACATTTTAAAAGGATCGGCATCAAGCTTAAGTGCTCCCTTTGTGAAAGCAAGTTTCGCCTTTACTCAGGCACAAACCGGCCAGAAAGTACAAACGCCACGCTGGCAACGCATGTCCTCGTTAACCGATGGCACCATTGGCGAATTATTGGGTCAGCTTTATGTAGCTAAATACTTTAAACCAGAGGCTAAGGAACGCATGAACCAGATGATTGTGAACCTGCGCAAGGCTTTCGAAATCAGAATTAATGGCTTAGAGTGGATGAGCCCTGAAACCAAGCAGAAAGCATTGGCTAAATTACATGCTTTTACCCCAAAAGTTGGTTACCCTGAAAAATGGAAAAACTATGATGGCTTAGCGATTAATAAAGATACTTACTTCCAAAATCTACGCAATGCTAGTGTTTGGGGCTATAACGAAATGGTAAATCAATTAGGCAAGCCTGTTGATCGTAAACGCTTCGGCATGACCCCGCCAACGGTTAATGCTTATTACAGCCCTACACTAAACGAAATTGTTTTCCCTGCAGGTATTTTGCAATTCCCTTTCTTCGATCCTAATGCAGATGATGCAGTTAACTATGGTGGTATTGGTGCAGTAATTGGTCACGAAATGAGTCATGGTTTTGACGATAGCGGAAGCCAGTACGATGCTGCCGGTAACTTAAAAAACTGGTGGACTGCAGAAGACAAAGCTAAGTTTGACGCTAAAACCAAAGCCCTTGGCGAACAGTTTGACGCATACACCGTATTAGATACCGTACATGTAATTGGTAAATTAACCATGGGCGAAAATATTGGCGATTTAGGAGGTTTAAATGCAGCTTACACGGCTTTCAAAATGACTAAACAAGGCCAAAGCAACGAAAAAATTGATGGTTTTACGCCAGATCAACGTTTCTTCCTTGCCTGGGCACAAGTTTGGAGAGGTAACATTTTACCAGAGAGTGCTGCCCAGTTAATTAAAACCGATCCGCACTCTCCGGGTCCTTACCGTACCATTGGTGCCCCTGTAAACATGGATGCCTGGTACAACGCCTTCGATGTTAAACCTGGTGATAGATTATATAAAAAACCAGAAGACAGGATAAGAATGTGGTAG
- a CDS encoding DUF2625 family protein, translating to MKSAIKTLSILALTFVSLTGFAQNKLFTAEELINKKDPAWPLVKKWIDSAKNKVEILSVDSTKAKEVLYNTQISTYSTLGSVIYNSGGIMVDNGWIRILGSGSERLNRSVSDWNKGKTVKEYGDNMPYLLVADDAVGGFFAINYGGLGPDIKNVYYLEPNSLTWQPLGAGYGEFLVFCFDSDLSKFYKGLRWSSWNQFIGNLDGTKTYSFRPYLWEEGTDIEKCTRKLVGIEEMYKFNIMKSKELKSAGEAKKEEPKTEQ from the coding sequence ATGAAAAGCGCAATTAAAACACTTTCCATCCTGGCTTTAACTTTTGTTTCTTTAACCGGCTTTGCACAAAACAAACTGTTTACTGCCGAAGAATTAATCAATAAAAAAGATCCGGCATGGCCCTTGGTTAAAAAATGGATTGATTCTGCCAAAAACAAAGTCGAGATTCTGTCCGTTGATTCAACAAAAGCCAAAGAAGTGTTATACAATACGCAAATTTCAACTTATTCGACCCTGGGTTCGGTAATTTACAATAGTGGAGGCATAATGGTTGACAATGGCTGGATCAGGATTTTAGGTTCGGGAAGTGAGCGTTTAAACCGTTCTGTTTCAGATTGGAATAAGGGCAAAACCGTTAAAGAATATGGCGACAATATGCCTTATCTGCTGGTAGCGGATGATGCCGTTGGCGGTTTTTTCGCCATTAACTATGGTGGCTTAGGCCCTGATATTAAAAACGTATACTACCTGGAACCCAACAGCTTAACCTGGCAACCACTTGGTGCAGGCTACGGAGAGTTTTTGGTTTTCTGTTTCGACAGCGACCTATCTAAGTTTTACAAAGGCCTTCGCTGGAGTAGCTGGAACCAGTTTATTGGTAACTTAGATGGTACTAAAACTTACAGCTTTCGTCCTTATTTATGGGAAGAAGGAACTGATATTGAAAAGTGTACCCGCAAACTGGTTGGCATTGAAGAAATGTACAAATTCAATATCATGAAATCGAAAGAGCTGAAAAGCGCCGGCGAAGCGAAAAAAGAGGAACCTAAAACGGAGCAATAA